One Mycobacteroides abscessus ATCC 19977 genomic window carries:
- a CDS encoding ABC transporter ATP-binding protein/permease, with translation MVQPSLDWPGEPLRSLVWTLQAWAVTMLVFLAVAVIVARFTQWGQQFWRVNAPFFWGRGTWRTWALLAFVMWHTVYMARVAVIFTYQYKDLMNALQVGSEALVTHDSALLTDARQAFFTSFAISGVLVVLTVTYTVVDLFLRRVFAIRWRVWLNTRLVDDWMSKDAFYRNRFLDPPVENPDQRIQNDIETHTTKSVDLVLGAVNKTLLIVMFTGVLWQLSGPLLLWGFEIPRAMVFIAFVFSITVTVLAFWIGRPLVRLNFLNERYGASFRYALVRLRDSAERVAFYRGGERERRLLHSRFNEIIANMWRIVFAQLRLNGWNRGVGDVTTGMIPYIVQAPRFFAGQIKVGDLLQTVAAFGNVCGAMSFFRDSYDEFTVYRAALLRIDQMLDSDHRARELPRIAVTDADAVLTLTDVAVRNLQGQDMITDLNLALTPGGSVVVKGPSGCGKTTLLRSLAQLWPQTSGLVARPDGWATLFLPQLPYLPLGNLRETIVYPLPVEEVSDEELKQALRDVSLGHLTERLDQEADWAAVLSLGEQQRVSFVRVLLVRPTVVFLDESTSALDEGLEDAMYALVRERLPACAVVSVGHRSTIDRHHQSRLVLTGTGAWELSATGASPSR, from the coding sequence ATGGTTCAGCCCAGTTTGGATTGGCCGGGCGAGCCACTGCGCTCGCTGGTGTGGACCCTGCAGGCCTGGGCCGTCACCATGCTGGTGTTTCTCGCGGTGGCTGTCATCGTCGCCCGTTTTACCCAGTGGGGACAACAGTTCTGGCGGGTGAACGCGCCTTTCTTCTGGGGGCGTGGCACCTGGCGCACGTGGGCGCTGTTGGCGTTCGTCATGTGGCACACCGTGTATATGGCGCGCGTCGCGGTCATCTTCACGTACCAGTACAAGGACCTGATGAATGCGTTACAAGTCGGGTCCGAGGCGCTCGTCACGCACGATTCCGCGCTGCTGACCGACGCGCGACAGGCGTTCTTCACGTCGTTCGCGATCAGCGGCGTCTTGGTCGTCCTGACGGTGACGTATACGGTGGTGGACCTTTTTCTGCGAAGGGTCTTCGCCATCAGGTGGCGGGTCTGGCTCAACACGCGGCTGGTTGATGACTGGATGAGCAAGGATGCCTTCTACCGCAACCGTTTTCTGGATCCGCCGGTTGAGAACCCGGATCAGCGGATCCAGAACGACATCGAAACGCACACCACCAAGTCGGTGGATCTAGTGCTCGGCGCCGTGAACAAGACCCTGCTGATTGTCATGTTCACCGGGGTGTTGTGGCAGCTCTCGGGTCCGCTGCTGTTGTGGGGATTCGAGATTCCGCGAGCCATGGTGTTCATCGCCTTCGTGTTCTCGATCACTGTCACCGTGCTGGCGTTCTGGATCGGTCGGCCGCTGGTGCGTCTGAATTTCCTAAACGAGCGATACGGCGCGAGCTTTCGATACGCGCTGGTCCGTCTGCGAGACAGCGCCGAACGAGTCGCGTTCTACCGCGGCGGGGAACGTGAACGGCGACTGCTGCATTCGCGGTTCAACGAAATCATCGCCAACATGTGGCGCATCGTGTTCGCGCAGTTGAGACTCAACGGCTGGAACCGGGGCGTCGGGGACGTGACGACGGGCATGATCCCGTACATCGTGCAGGCACCGCGCTTCTTCGCCGGCCAGATCAAGGTCGGCGATCTGCTGCAGACCGTCGCCGCGTTCGGGAATGTCTGCGGTGCCATGTCGTTCTTTCGGGACAGCTATGACGAATTCACCGTCTATCGGGCCGCCTTGCTGCGTATCGATCAGATGCTCGACAGTGACCACCGGGCTCGCGAGTTGCCCCGCATCGCCGTGACCGACGCCGACGCGGTCCTGACGCTCACCGACGTGGCGGTGCGGAACCTGCAAGGACAGGACATGATCACCGATCTGAATCTCGCGCTGACCCCGGGCGGCAGTGTCGTGGTGAAGGGGCCGTCGGGATGCGGCAAAACCACCCTGTTGCGCAGCCTGGCACAGTTGTGGCCACAGACCTCGGGCTTGGTGGCGCGTCCAGATGGATGGGCGACGTTGTTCCTGCCGCAGCTACCGTATTTGCCGCTGGGCAATCTCCGCGAGACCATCGTGTATCCGCTTCCCGTGGAAGAAGTTTCGGATGAGGAGCTGAAGCAGGCCCTGCGCGATGTCTCCCTCGGGCATCTCACCGAACGGCTGGACCAGGAGGCCGACTGGGCGGCTGTGCTCTCGCTGGGGGAGCAGCAGCGGGTCTCCTTCGTGCGGGTGCTGCTGGTGCGGCCCACAGTGGTGTTCTTGGATGAGTCCACCTCGGCCCTGGACGAAGGGCTGGAGGATGCGATGTACGCGTTGGTGCGCGAGCGGCTGCCCGCCTGCGCGGTGGTCAGTGTGGGGCACAGGTCGACGATTGACCGCCATCATCAGTCGCGGTTGGTGCTGACCGGAACCGGGGCATGGGAACTGTCCGCGACCGGAGCGTCGCCGTCTCGCTGA
- a CDS encoding LppU/SCO3897 family protein, giving the protein MGVILAIALAAGRFVLREHRAEERSRHSAEKELDSFAVGDCVTMSQSKSGTDLTKTGCEVDPSYTVGLHIDASAECSDGKYTQYSITIKDAAVGKLCLAKNLVVGHCYQQGGPGGSTQLVDCAKAGENAYRVVQRFELDDEKRCPEDTTPSRYSAPPRTYCLALPTG; this is encoded by the coding sequence GTGGGCGTCATCCTGGCGATTGCACTTGCCGCGGGCCGATTTGTCTTGCGTGAGCACAGGGCCGAGGAACGTAGCCGCCATTCGGCGGAGAAGGAGCTGGACAGCTTCGCGGTCGGTGACTGCGTGACGATGAGCCAGAGCAAGAGCGGCACCGACCTGACCAAGACTGGCTGCGAGGTGGACCCGAGCTACACGGTCGGCCTGCATATCGACGCGAGCGCCGAATGCTCCGACGGGAAGTACACCCAGTACAGCATCACCATCAAGGATGCGGCGGTGGGGAAGCTCTGCCTGGCGAAGAATCTTGTTGTGGGGCACTGCTATCAACAGGGCGGGCCCGGGGGCAGCACCCAATTGGTCGACTGCGCGAAGGCCGGAGAGAACGCATATCGGGTGGTGCAGCGGTTCGAACTGGACGACGAGAAGCGTTGTCCGGAGGATACGACGCCCTCGCGCTACTCGGCTCCACCGCGGACCTACTGCCTGGCTTTACCGACCGGATAA
- a CDS encoding DUF1707 SHOCT-like domain-containing protein, translating into MSNLPERVTASMRAADVDRMRVAQLLSDAAAQGRLELSEFEQRLAKVYSANTYGELDQLSADLPDVATSPVRGQGSKPAPSTVLMAIMSGFERRGRWNVPGKLTSFALWGGGVLDLRYADFTSNEVEIRSFSIMGGQTILLPPEVNVDVKGVAVMGGFDHSASGNGVQGAPHVTVKGFSLWGGVNVKRKRRKRRESLEER; encoded by the coding sequence ATGAGCAACCTCCCTGAGCGGGTGACCGCATCGATGCGGGCCGCAGACGTCGATCGCATGCGTGTCGCGCAGCTGTTATCCGACGCTGCCGCGCAGGGCCGGCTGGAGCTCTCCGAGTTCGAGCAGCGCCTCGCCAAGGTGTACTCGGCAAATACCTACGGTGAGCTTGATCAGCTCAGCGCGGACCTCCCCGACGTCGCCACCTCCCCGGTCCGGGGTCAAGGCAGCAAGCCAGCGCCATCGACGGTGCTGATGGCCATCATGAGCGGGTTCGAACGACGCGGCCGCTGGAATGTTCCCGGCAAGCTCACCTCATTCGCGCTGTGGGGTGGCGGCGTGCTGGATCTGCGCTACGCCGACTTCACCTCCAACGAGGTTGAGATCAGGTCCTTCTCCATCATGGGCGGACAGACGATTCTCTTGCCACCCGAGGTCAACGTGGACGTCAAGGGCGTGGCCGTCATGGGTGGCTTCGATCACTCGGCGAGCGGCAATGGTGTACAAGGCGCCCCCCACGTGACAGTGAAGGGGTTCTCGCTGTGGGGTGGCGTCAACGTCAAGCGGAAGCGGCGCAAGCGGCGCGAGTCGTTGGAAGAGCGCTAG
- a CDS encoding enoyl-CoA hydratase family protein, protein MSDTLVQYEVEGRAARLTLDSPHNRNALSSGLVRQLREGLQRAAADQTVRAVVLTHTGNTFCAGADLSEASEGSPQDIAKDRAGQLTALLRDILELPLPVIIAVNGHVRAGGFGLVGAADIAVAGPDSTFALTEARIGVAPSIISLTLLPRLTSRAAGRYFVTGEKFDARVAAEIGLVTQSVDSAEAVEAAVTSLVDDIALGSPQGLAESKRLTTAPILADFDARAVELTETSARLFVSPEAQEGMLAFLQKRPPAWQV, encoded by the coding sequence ATGAGTGACACCCTGGTCCAGTACGAGGTCGAAGGCCGTGCCGCACGCCTGACGCTCGACTCGCCGCACAACCGTAATGCGTTGTCCAGCGGGCTGGTACGGCAATTGCGGGAGGGACTGCAGCGGGCCGCCGCGGACCAGACGGTGCGCGCCGTGGTACTCACCCACACCGGCAACACCTTCTGTGCCGGAGCGGATCTGTCTGAGGCCTCTGAGGGGTCACCGCAGGACATCGCCAAGGACCGGGCGGGTCAGCTCACCGCACTGCTGCGCGACATCCTGGAGCTGCCACTGCCCGTCATCATCGCCGTCAATGGCCATGTGCGGGCCGGCGGTTTCGGTCTCGTCGGTGCGGCCGATATCGCGGTGGCGGGTCCGGACAGCACGTTCGCGCTCACCGAGGCACGCATCGGGGTGGCGCCATCGATCATCTCGCTGACCCTGCTGCCCCGGCTCACCAGCCGGGCCGCGGGACGCTACTTCGTCACCGGCGAGAAGTTCGACGCGCGGGTGGCCGCGGAGATCGGTTTGGTCACCCAGTCCGTCGACAGCGCCGAGGCTGTCGAGGCCGCGGTCACCTCGTTGGTGGACGACATCGCGCTGGGTTCACCACAGGGACTGGCCGAGTCGAAGCGGCTCACCACTGCGCCGATCCTCGCCGATTTCGACGCGCGTGCAGTCGAGTTGACGGAAACCTCGGCGCGCCTGTTCGTGTCGCCCGAGGCACAGGAGGGCATGCTGGCGTTCCTCCAGAAGCGGCCTCCCGCCTGGCAAGTGTGA
- a CDS encoding acyl-CoA dehydrogenase family protein, whose amino-acid sequence MTQPNPYVESDERKALRQAVASLAASYGHEYYLEKSKTHEPLAELWDEAGKLGFLGVNIPEEYGGGGAGMYELGLVFEELSAAGCPLLLMVVSPAINATIIARYGTDAQKKSWLPAMAEGSFKMAFAITEPDAGSNSHNIITTAKRDGGDWILNGRKVFISGVNEANAVLVVARTEEAKTGKLKPALFVVPTNTKGFEYTPIDMQLTLPEQQFQVFLDDVRVPGDALVGSEDAALMQLFAGLNPERIMGAASGVGLTRLALNKATEYVKTRQVWKTPIGAHQAIAHPLAEIKVELELAKLMMQKAATLYDCGDDWGAAEAANMAKYAAADVACRAADRAVQSLGGNGLTTEYGVAPLLNLSRFGRIAPVSREMILNFVAQTSLGLPRSY is encoded by the coding sequence ATGACCCAGCCGAACCCGTACGTCGAGTCCGACGAGCGCAAGGCCCTGCGTCAGGCAGTGGCGTCTCTGGCCGCCAGCTACGGCCACGAGTACTACCTGGAGAAGTCCAAGACTCACGAGCCCTTGGCCGAATTGTGGGATGAAGCAGGGAAACTCGGCTTCCTCGGGGTGAACATTCCGGAGGAGTATGGTGGCGGCGGCGCCGGCATGTACGAGCTCGGGCTCGTCTTCGAAGAGCTCTCCGCGGCCGGTTGCCCACTGCTGTTGATGGTCGTCTCCCCCGCGATCAATGCCACCATCATCGCCCGGTACGGCACCGACGCCCAGAAGAAGAGCTGGCTACCGGCGATGGCCGAGGGCAGCTTCAAGATGGCGTTCGCGATCACCGAGCCCGATGCCGGCTCCAACTCGCACAACATCATCACCACCGCCAAGCGCGACGGCGGTGACTGGATCCTCAACGGACGCAAGGTCTTCATCTCTGGTGTCAATGAGGCCAACGCGGTGCTGGTGGTGGCCCGCACCGAAGAAGCCAAGACCGGAAAACTCAAGCCTGCGCTGTTCGTGGTGCCCACCAACACCAAGGGATTCGAGTACACCCCCATCGATATGCAGCTGACGCTGCCCGAGCAGCAGTTCCAGGTATTCCTCGACGATGTGCGCGTGCCCGGTGACGCGCTCGTCGGTTCCGAGGACGCCGCACTCATGCAGCTGTTCGCCGGTCTCAACCCGGAACGAATCATGGGCGCTGCCAGCGGTGTTGGCCTGACTCGGCTCGCACTGAACAAGGCCACCGAGTATGTGAAGACCCGCCAGGTGTGGAAGACCCCGATCGGTGCACACCAGGCCATCGCGCACCCGCTGGCCGAGATCAAGGTCGAACTGGAGCTGGCCAAGCTCATGATGCAGAAGGCGGCCACACTGTACGACTGCGGCGATGACTGGGGCGCCGCGGAGGCCGCCAACATGGCCAAGTACGCGGCCGCTGATGTGGCCTGCCGCGCGGCGGACCGCGCCGTGCAATCACTGGGTGGCAACGGGTTGACCACCGAGTACGGCGTGGCACCGCTGTTGAACCTGTCCCGTTTCGGGCGTATCGCCCCGGTCAGCCGCGAGATGATTCTCAACTTCGTCGCGCAGACCTCCCTTGGCCTGCCCCGTTCGTACTGA
- a CDS encoding biotin carboxylase N-terminal domain-containing protein, with amino-acid sequence MTVPSITSVLVANRGEIARRVFATCRKLGLGTVAVYSDADADSPHVSEADAAVHLPGTSSAETYLRGELIIAAAKATGADAIHPGYGFLSENADFARAVADAGLTWIGPPVAAIESMGSKIESKKLMDAAGVPVLGQLDPETVTTAQLPVLVKASAGGGGRGMRIVSELDKLPAEIAAAQREAQSAFGDPTVFCERYLGTGRHIEVQVMADAHGTVWAVGERECSIQRRHQKVIEEAPSPLVTRIDGMRERLFQASRTAAAAIGYVGAGTMEFLATEDGEFFFLEMNTRLQVEHPVTECTTGLDLVALQIQVADGGTLPAEPPAIQGHSIEARLYAENPAAGWQPQSGTVRRFDIPGATAEFHLPGHPGRNGVRLDSMIETGAEVEGRPLRGSTVSVHYDPMLAKVITVAPTRTEAARLLASTLERARIHGLTTNRDLLVNVLRHPAFLDGDTDTSFLDKHGLDTLARPLADEAAHQYSALAAALADAAANRAAAVACAAVPSGWRNLRGPSSGFQTKEFVAGDSTVRVRYRLTRTGLELDGASDTAWPTIELVSATPEHVALVIDGVRRGFDVANYGDTVDIDSPLGPVALTVVPRFTDPSTEVAAGSLIAPMPGVVLRLGAAVGDAVTAGTPIVWLEAMKMEHTIVAPADGVVEILNVEPGQQVELGTVLAQLAAEATTEGEPA; translated from the coding sequence ATGACAGTGCCTTCAATCACCTCCGTTCTGGTTGCCAACCGCGGCGAGATCGCCCGTCGCGTCTTCGCCACCTGTCGCAAGCTCGGCCTGGGAACTGTCGCCGTCTACTCCGATGCCGACGCCGACAGCCCGCACGTTTCCGAGGCCGACGCCGCGGTTCACCTACCCGGCACCTCAAGCGCCGAGACCTACCTGCGTGGCGAGCTCATCATCGCCGCGGCCAAAGCCACCGGAGCCGACGCGATCCACCCCGGCTACGGATTTCTCTCGGAGAATGCCGATTTCGCACGGGCGGTTGCCGATGCCGGCCTTACCTGGATCGGCCCTCCCGTAGCCGCCATCGAATCGATGGGCTCAAAGATCGAGTCCAAGAAGCTCATGGATGCCGCGGGCGTGCCGGTGCTGGGCCAACTCGATCCGGAAACCGTGACCACCGCGCAGCTCCCGGTGCTGGTCAAGGCCTCCGCCGGTGGCGGCGGGCGCGGCATGCGCATCGTTTCCGAACTTGACAAACTTCCTGCCGAAATCGCTGCGGCACAACGGGAAGCACAATCGGCGTTCGGCGATCCAACCGTCTTTTGTGAGCGTTACCTGGGTACGGGCAGGCACATCGAAGTGCAGGTGATGGCCGACGCCCACGGCACCGTGTGGGCGGTGGGCGAACGTGAATGCTCCATTCAGCGCCGCCACCAGAAGGTCATCGAGGAGGCTCCCTCACCACTGGTCACGCGGATTGACGGCATGCGAGAGCGGCTCTTCCAGGCATCTCGCACCGCCGCGGCGGCCATCGGCTACGTCGGAGCCGGGACCATGGAGTTCCTGGCCACCGAGGACGGTGAGTTCTTCTTCCTCGAGATGAACACCCGTCTGCAAGTGGAACATCCGGTCACCGAGTGCACCACCGGTCTTGACTTGGTGGCCCTGCAGATTCAGGTGGCGGATGGCGGCACACTGCCCGCCGAGCCACCCGCCATCCAGGGCCATTCGATCGAGGCGCGCCTATACGCGGAGAATCCCGCGGCGGGGTGGCAGCCGCAGAGCGGCACGGTGCGGCGCTTCGACATCCCCGGCGCCACTGCCGAATTCCATCTTCCGGGACACCCGGGACGCAATGGCGTCCGCCTGGATTCGATGATCGAGACCGGCGCGGAGGTTGAAGGTCGCCCGCTTCGCGGCTCCACCGTCTCGGTGCATTACGACCCGATGCTCGCCAAGGTCATCACGGTGGCGCCCACCCGCACCGAAGCGGCACGGCTACTGGCGTCGACACTGGAACGCGCGCGCATACACGGGCTCACCACCAACCGCGACCTGCTGGTCAACGTGTTGCGCCATCCGGCGTTCCTGGACGGCGATACCGATACGTCGTTCTTGGACAAACACGGTCTGGACACGCTGGCCAGACCGTTGGCGGACGAAGCCGCACATCAGTATTCGGCCCTCGCCGCCGCGCTGGCCGATGCCGCCGCGAACCGGGCCGCGGCGGTGGCCTGCGCCGCCGTCCCGAGCGGCTGGCGCAACCTGCGAGGCCCGTCTTCGGGTTTCCAGACCAAGGAATTCGTGGCCGGTGACAGCACCGTGCGCGTCAGATACCGCCTGACACGCACCGGCCTCGAGCTCGATGGCGCATCCGACACGGCCTGGCCCACTATCGAACTGGTCTCGGCGACACCGGAACACGTGGCACTCGTCATCGATGGCGTGCGGCGCGGTTTCGATGTCGCGAACTACGGGGACACCGTCGACATCGATTCCCCACTCGGCCCGGTGGCGCTGACGGTGGTTCCACGGTTCACCGACCCCAGCACCGAGGTGGCGGCGGGATCGCTCATCGCACCCATGCCGGGGGTGGTACTGCGCCTCGGCGCCGCCGTGGGTGACGCCGTCACCGCGGGGACCCCCATCGTCTGGCTGGAGGCCATGAAGATGGAACACACCATCGTCGCGCCCGCGGACGGTGTCGTCGAAATCCTGAATGTCGAACCCGGCCAACAGGTCGAGCTCGGCACCGTACTTGCCCAGTTGGCCGCCGAGGCCACCACAGAAGGAGAGCCAGCATGA
- a CDS encoding acyl-CoA carboxylase subunit beta codes for MTVLRTAVNTNSPEYMAAAEAMLIKLAEVNAETAKALAGGGPKYVARHHERGKLLARERIELLIDPDSPFLELCPLAAWGSDFTVGASLVTGIGVIEGVECMIVANDPTVKGGTSNPWTLRKVLRANDIAFKNRLPVISLVESGGADLPTQKEVFVPGGQMFRDLTRLSAAGIPTIALVFGNSTAGGAYIPGMSDHVVMIKERSKVFLAGPPLVKMATGEESDDESLGGAEMHSRVSGLGDYLAVDEQDAVRLGRQIVSRLNWVKKGPKPAAVIEPIADQEELIGIVPGDLRIPFDPREVIARIVDGSEFDEFKEQYGSSLVTGWARLHGYPIGILANARGVLFSEEAQKATQFIQLANQTNTPLLFVHNTTGYMVGKEYEEGGMIKHGSMMINAVSNSTVPHLSLIVGASYGAGHYGMCGRAYDPRFLFAWPSAKSAVMGGAQLAGVISIVSRAAAAARGQQVDDAADAALKAAIEAQIEAESLPMFMSGRLYDDGVIDPRDTRAVLGMCLSAIANGPIEGTSNFGVFRM; via the coding sequence ATGACCGTCCTGCGCACCGCCGTCAACACCAACTCGCCCGAGTACATGGCCGCCGCCGAGGCCATGCTGATCAAGCTGGCCGAGGTCAATGCCGAGACCGCCAAGGCCCTTGCCGGCGGCGGGCCGAAATACGTTGCCCGTCACCATGAACGCGGCAAGCTACTGGCGCGGGAGCGCATCGAGCTGCTGATCGATCCCGACTCGCCATTCCTGGAACTGTGCCCGCTCGCCGCATGGGGCAGCGATTTCACCGTGGGCGCCTCCCTGGTCACCGGTATCGGTGTGATCGAGGGTGTCGAGTGCATGATCGTGGCCAATGACCCCACCGTCAAGGGTGGCACCAGCAACCCCTGGACCCTGCGTAAGGTCCTGCGGGCCAACGATATCGCCTTCAAGAATCGCTTGCCGGTGATCTCACTGGTGGAGTCCGGCGGCGCGGATCTGCCCACCCAAAAGGAAGTGTTCGTGCCGGGCGGGCAGATGTTCCGCGACCTCACCCGGCTTTCCGCCGCCGGTATCCCGACGATCGCGCTGGTGTTCGGCAACTCGACAGCAGGCGGCGCCTATATCCCGGGCATGTCCGACCACGTCGTGATGATCAAGGAACGCTCCAAGGTCTTCCTGGCAGGTCCCCCACTGGTCAAGATGGCGACCGGCGAAGAGTCCGACGACGAATCTCTCGGTGGCGCCGAGATGCACTCCCGCGTCTCCGGTTTGGGCGACTATCTGGCCGTGGACGAACAGGATGCCGTGCGCCTGGGTCGCCAGATCGTGTCGCGCCTGAACTGGGTGAAGAAGGGGCCGAAGCCCGCCGCGGTCATCGAGCCGATCGCCGATCAGGAAGAGCTGATCGGCATTGTCCCGGGTGATCTGCGCATCCCGTTCGATCCACGTGAAGTCATCGCGCGCATCGTCGACGGCTCCGAGTTCGACGAATTCAAGGAACAGTACGGTTCCTCGCTGGTCACCGGATGGGCACGCCTGCACGGCTACCCGATCGGCATCCTCGCCAACGCACGTGGCGTGCTGTTCAGCGAAGAGGCGCAAAAGGCCACGCAGTTCATTCAGCTAGCCAACCAGACCAACACGCCACTGTTGTTCGTGCATAACACCACCGGGTACATGGTGGGCAAGGAGTACGAGGAGGGCGGCATGATCAAACACGGATCGATGATGATCAACGCCGTGTCGAACTCGACGGTGCCGCACCTGTCGCTCATCGTCGGCGCCTCCTATGGGGCGGGGCACTACGGCATGTGCGGACGCGCGTACGACCCCCGGTTCCTGTTCGCCTGGCCCAGTGCCAAGTCCGCTGTTATGGGTGGCGCCCAGCTTGCGGGCGTCATCTCCATAGTCAGCCGTGCCGCCGCGGCAGCACGCGGCCAACAGGTCGACGACGCCGCTGATGCTGCTTTGAAGGCGGCCATCGAGGCGCAGATCGAGGCCGAGTCGCTGCCCATGTTCATGTCCGGACGTCTCTACGACGACGGGGTTATCGATCCCCGTGATACCCGGGCCGTACTCGGTATGTGCCTGTCCGCCATCGCCAATGGACCCATCGAGGGGACGTCGAACTTCGGCGTCTTCCGGATGTGA
- a CDS encoding acyl-CoA dehydrogenase family protein: MNSWNTPERKALRETVRDFAEREILPNVNEWEREGLLPRELHRKAGDLGLLGPGSPEAVGGGGGDAIDPVIVCEELHYAGVPGGVFASLFTCGISTPHMIASGDQRLIDNYVKPTLAGELIGSLAITEPGGGSDVGHLTTSAKRDGDHYIVNGAKTFITSGVRADYVVTAVRTGGPGAAGVSLLLIDKDTPGFEVARKLDKMGWRSSDTAELSFTDVRVPAENLVGSENTGFAQIAGAFVSERIGLAAQAYASAQRCLDLTVEWCRNRETFGRPLISRQSVQNTLAEMARRIDVARVYTHALVDRAIAGESNLIAEVCFAKNTAVEAGEWVANQGVQLFGGMGYMAESEIERQYRDMRIIGIGGGTTEILTSLAAKLLGFQS, encoded by the coding sequence GTGAATTCTTGGAACACGCCCGAACGCAAGGCACTTCGGGAGACCGTGCGTGATTTCGCCGAGCGCGAGATCCTGCCGAATGTCAACGAATGGGAACGTGAGGGGCTGCTCCCGCGCGAATTGCACCGCAAGGCCGGTGATCTGGGCCTGCTCGGGCCCGGCTCGCCCGAAGCGGTCGGCGGCGGAGGTGGCGATGCCATCGACCCGGTGATCGTGTGCGAGGAACTGCACTACGCGGGCGTGCCCGGTGGCGTGTTCGCCTCCCTGTTCACCTGTGGGATCTCCACCCCGCACATGATCGCCTCCGGCGATCAGCGGCTCATCGACAATTATGTGAAGCCAACCCTGGCCGGGGAACTGATCGGCTCGCTTGCCATCACCGAACCCGGCGGCGGGTCCGATGTCGGTCACCTGACCACATCGGCGAAGCGGGACGGCGACCACTACATCGTCAACGGCGCCAAGACCTTCATCACCTCCGGTGTACGCGCCGACTATGTGGTGACCGCGGTCCGCACCGGCGGCCCGGGAGCCGCCGGAGTTTCGCTGCTCCTGATCGACAAGGACACACCGGGATTTGAGGTGGCTCGCAAGCTCGACAAGATGGGCTGGCGTTCCTCGGACACCGCCGAGCTGTCCTTCACCGACGTGCGTGTACCCGCCGAAAACCTGGTGGGGTCCGAGAACACCGGTTTCGCACAGATCGCGGGCGCCTTCGTCTCGGAACGCATCGGTCTTGCCGCGCAGGCGTATGCGAGCGCGCAGCGCTGCCTGGACCTGACCGTGGAGTGGTGCCGCAACCGGGAGACGTTCGGTCGGCCACTCATCTCCCGGCAGTCCGTGCAGAACACACTCGCCGAGATGGCACGCCGGATCGACGTCGCACGGGTGTACACACACGCGCTGGTCGACCGTGCCATCGCGGGCGAGAGCAACCTGATCGCCGAGGTGTGCTTCGCCAAGAACACCGCTGTCGAGGCCGGTGAATGGGTGGCCAATCAAGGCGTCCAATTATTCGGGGGCATGGGCTATATGGCCGAGAGCGAAATCGAACGGCAGTATCGCGATATGCGCATCATCGGGATCGGTGGTGGCACCACCGAAATCCTCACCTCCCTGGCCGCCAAGCTCCTGGGATTCCAGTCATGA